A stretch of DNA from Lycium ferocissimum isolate CSIRO_LF1 chromosome 4, AGI_CSIRO_Lferr_CH_V1, whole genome shotgun sequence:
aaaaaaggcaaCCGTAATATTACAAACCACAAGACGGGTCAGTGTTATGAAGCGAAACTTGAAGGGAGGTGTTTGAAATTATCCCTAAAAGTTATTGTTAATAGAAAGAATAGACCATACAACTTCAGTTTCGTATTTAGCAATTAGCATGTAtcaaataaatttaattcatcagacccaaaaaaaaaaaaaaaaaaaaaaaaaaaaaaaaaaacccttccATTTCAATCCGCACCCCACCCCCTCGATCACAAGAATTGAAAAAATTCTATGTCAACCCGTCTCGCGCCCGCAATCATGGCCCCCGCCTAGCACCCGCATAGGCCTAAACCCGGCCCGTTGCCATCCTTGATACTTTACCAACTGCCTcctttaatttattaaaaatattatggaaaaTACTTTTAATTTGTTGCACATTAATTATGTTCGATAATTGTCTTGTTGGTTCACACGGAGCCAAGATTGACTGAATTTTTGAAACAAGGTTATACTAATCCTCCtaaataaagaaacaataacatacccagaaTCCTATTTAATAAAGAGAGATATTAATATGATTCAGATACTAATGCAAGGTCATCGgtaaataaaaattaagttgaactttcattttttgggACTCGTTATTCATTCTTTAAATCTCTCTCTTCACTGTGGCATATTTGTTGTCAAGGAGATTCAAAAGAAATATTGAAAATTAACTTGATAATTGTGAAGAACTTGTGGTATATGTCGAAATAAGATTATATTAACGTAATATTCACTTCTGGTCATTAAAGAAGAATGTTATGTTATTGAATTTTTAGCAGTTTTTTCTCATATTAATGAGATCTCATTAATGTCTCTTTAAAAACCATTAAGTAAAGAGGGACCAGATAAATGATTCATCTGAACTAAGAGCTTTTTCAGCCTTTAATCAAAAtcaatgaaatatttattaatcCATAACGCGTATTACATATCTAAATTCTATTAATTGCTTTTTGTATTTATACCCTACAACATTGTTTTCACAAAAGGTGAGTTTAAATCATACATTGTTGTGttattaaaagaaaaggtaacCAATAATTTTCTTTAAACGTCTCCGTCTTGTTTGTCTGTTGCTATGCATTCCTATGTTCTTAATATCCATGCCTTTATATTTGGAATACAATATTCATTCTTTGCATTTGAAATTTATTGATAAAAAATTTCTATCATCGGTAATGGGGGCACTTATTTAAGTGCATATACACTGAAAgtatttgaaaagaaatttcTTACTCCAATTTACTATACAAACGTAATAGCAAAATTATTATGTTAATTATTTTGaacttgtttttaaatttttggaaaaaggcAAAACAATTGGCAAGGTGAGAGCAACGATTACACCTAGGCATGGCTAAAATTTTTGAGATGTCATTTTAAGAACCAAAATTGAGCTACTCCTAATTGGAAAGGTCTTATATTTTCGAGAGAAGTAAGCACCAATGTGTTTTAACCGTAGCATCTTCCTACATTTAATAatatattgaaatattttaaaaaaaaattcaattgaaGTGATGATACATGTAGATGAGTGGACTTCTGTTAATACAATATTTCcagtatatatttgttttttaaaattgtgcTTATGAAACTCTTTAATGTTATTGGATTATTTTTATCTTCGCAGGAAATATGAATAAAATGATAGCTTGTAATCGAATGATGGTACTGGAGCAGATTTGCGTGGTTTTCTTTATCTTGTTTATGACATTCGGAAATTGTAGAACATACCCTCCATCAGTAGAACAAAGTTGTTACTGCAGGTGCATTGATTACTTGATTGAGTCAAATGATGATATGCCTACATCGGAGGATAAACGAATGTGTAGAGAGGGAATAGACTTTCATTGTCGCCTTAAGGATGCGTACGATGAGGCCATTGATAAAACACCGTTTCTAAATTTGCCAGACTGTACTTAAAACTAACTCAGTCAGAAGGCAAGGGTCCAGTCTATCAATCCATTCAAGTTATTAGGGCATTTCTATATTGGTTGATTGCCTAGTAGGGGAATCGCTTTATTTTAACATAATTTTGCATCTTTATTATATTCTTATCAAAATAACTTTATATTTGTAATGGCATTACAATAATAATATTGCTCATGAcaaaaataaatgcaatgcataatatTGAAAGATTTATTCAACGTTCTGATTGATTCTCTAATTTATTGCTTTAATCTACTACTACAAGAGGATACAGTTATTCCTAATCGGAAATATTTAGAGTTCTCAAAGGGCTTTATAACGATTACAGAGTACTCTGCTcaattttttaagattttgaatTAAAATGTTTAGATTTTTTAAAGTGATCACATATTGTATGTGATATAAATTTACGGAAGGAAATTGGTGTTACAGTATGTTAACCAGACAATTCTCCATTGAGGAAGGCGAAGTTGTGTATTGAAGCAGATCAAGTGCCAGCTAATAAAGGGAGATACCAAAGGCTTAAGGGAAGATTAATGTACTTTGCCACACACAAGACCAAATATTGCTTATGCACTGAGCGAGCAACAAATGTATGTTGTCATTCCATATTTTGACGTACTTGAGTCTCCACCTGAAAAGGAATATTTCACAAGAAATATAAATCATCATGAGAATTCATGTTTATAGAGATGCTGACTGGGTTGAATCAATTGATGATAGATGAATTATCACAAAACTTTAATATCGATGAGCAACAAACTAAAATTAATCCGAAGAAAAATGTAGGTGTCTAGTGTGATTTGAAAGAACTTTAAATCGAGCGAGCAACAAACCGAATTAACAAAACTTTTAACAAATGATAATTAAATTAGCCATCTAAAACAAACATAGATAGAACCAagaacaggaaaaaaaaaaatcaaacatattaATTCAAGCATCTTTTACTTTTTGAGAGAAactcataaaagaaaaaaaaaaagttagaacTCGAAATACAACAAGAAGTGTGGGGTGGAGGGCTAGCTCACTTGATGAACTTTTTACCTTtcaaaattgaggtgaattggTGAAGGGTTCATAGTTCAAACCCCATTAGTAGTGTAACATCcgcacccccacccccaccccccgaACCCGTGATGTACTCATGATGTAATTAAAAATAGCAAATTATCACAaaacaaattcataagcaacgaACTTCGACAAAATCCAAATTGTTGGCCTACACACGGGCATAAGGTAATCTAGTAGACAATTATGGAGTGAATAACTTATATAGTCACTCAACGATTGCAAATTATCCACTAAAGtaatttatgtttaatttgtatCAATAAAGTTATTCAAGGTAGACCAGTTTACTCCTAAAGTCattataaccaaaaaaaattaaaggaataATTATATAATCTCTCCTCAAGTTTGGATTCGTATAGTAACACTTTGCTTCGTTTGTAACACTTGTTTCCTTTGTATTTAATCGTTATTAACGTAAAAATTGTGATATAGCGAATTTGTCAATTATGATATACTTATACTTTTGTTTATAGAGTAAGGTGAATGTTTCCGACTATATATAAACTCAAATCCGCTTGATGTAAGAAAAAAGTCAAATGAATTAGCAAAGAggattcaaaaattatttttgtatcaTCGGTTTAAAACTTCAAATTACATAATGAGTGtgatatttcattatttttttcagTCTTCTTGTGTAAATTCAAACCCCACGTGCCCCACTCCACCCACCACCGCAAACCACCCACCCCCACAAACCCCCACATCCCACCCCAAACCATCCATCCCCACAACCCTGACCatccaaaaattcatttttttttataaaagtctttttctattttttggttttttacacACCGACCCCCACCTCCTCATCACCCTCCCCCAATCACCCCCTCCCCCGGCCAGCCTACCCCACCTCTCAACCAGTACTCCTCACCACAAAAAATTGCActccaaattcaaaattttcatagtgGTTTTACTTCGACTATATTCAAATAATCAAATGCTCTTAAGATGACATTTTCCAACTTGCGTACCAAACATAGGAAAATGAGTAGGAAAAttacttattttccaagaaaatattttcttggaaaacattttccatcataccaaacacaccctaaatttAATGTAAACTTTAGTAAGACAATTATTTTCAATAATATATAAGCTCGAGTCTGCATAGCGTAAGAAAAACATTTAATAAAGTTGTAAAGTTgattcaaaaatgattttttgtatTACCAGTTCAAGTCACATTAGTATGTGCATTTTAGAGTTTCTGTAAGGCGAAATATATAAATTGCATCTTAAGTTGTCCACAGTGATCAGTTAGATACCGTAACCTTTCAAGTGACTAGATAGTCACCTCTGATAGGTAAAAGTGTACCTTGTGTTCACCTCTAGAACTTGTGGAGCAGATAGGTTGGAAACCACTGTCTGTTGTGAAATGAGGGGATTGGATGGTGAAGTGTGTGTTGTTTGTAACACAGAAGTgtattaagacatcattaatgTCTCTTTTGTAACCTCATTGAAAGTATATACACAACCAAGAAGAGAGACCGAtcaatataattaataatttatctATCCAAAAGATAAAATGTCAATAGAATTTCTTCTATGGCCATGATGGTGCATTAGTATCTCAATCATAtcaatttctctctctctatctctctttaTTAGGATCATTATAACTTATTTCAAAAGTATCAGATTTACTAAATCAaccataaaaaagaagaaagaggaaagaaaataGCTGAGAGAGAGAAGGATAAAGATTTTTCATTGACAATAAAAGAAATTAGTACGCTCATCCTTCTAGTTACAGCTACGACCGCAACATTGAATTTCACAATCTTTTAACTTACTCTACTGTACCAAATTGAAATACATTAAAACTTAAGTCGGGCTAAACTGAACAACCAGAAATTTATCTACTAAAAATCTAATAGGACTTAAAAAGTGTAAAACATAAAAACTTTCTTTGCTCCAACTTATAGCTACTCCTCCGCAGCTACGTACCACCAAATTAGCAGCAGGTACAACATCTGCAAGCCTATTCGTTagatacaaaatttcattaacTTATACCCCTAACAATCTCTAGCACAAGGGTACAAGTCTATATATTGAAACCCCGCTCTCTCAAAGTACCAGTCCGCAACAGCTTCATTGATTGTCTACACAGATAAATGTtacaagaaattaaaatatgttatgaacaaATCAAGATTAAGAATGACAGGCACATGATAAAActccaaaattaaaaataagtgtGTGTGTTCAAACTTTATATGGATGAAACAAACGAAACATTACCTTATTAAGCAACCTTGGAGAGCTAGCACTGAACCAGTATGCCGGTGAACGAATTCCCCCATGAGAGTAGCAAGACGTGAGGAAATAACCCCTCGTAAAAGAAGGGCATAGTCCCTCAAATGTCTTCAAGAACTCCACTCCAAAGGCTATATTAgaaaaaactaattaaaaagTATTATAGGAGAAGAAGAGCCTAAGAGTTGTTATACAATTAGTGTAATTGGAAGTTATATATTAGTTAATCACCAGAAAAATGCTAACCTTGTATAATTATACGCTGGCTAAATGTGCAGTTATTTATGTGTTTCTTGCAATCCTTCCAGGCATGTTGAGGATCAAGGTTTTCAGGAACAAGAATGTTTTTAATTTGGAGTTAATGTTAGATCATCAGAGTGATTCTAAAGAATAAAACGAATGAATTCTTAAAACTGAGAGAAATTAGCATTTGTCTCCTTCACCTGCCAGGTGTCATAGACagaattgattatgaaaagtGGAGTCTGAACATATGGAACGACATTTTGAGGGAAAAAGCACTGCACCATATATCATTAAGGAAAACTAATGTTACAATTAGAGGGCTACATTTATACTATagcataattaaagaaaaataattgtttttgttTCCAAAGCTTAAATTCTTACCAGACTTGGCTCCATTGCAGACGTGCAAGCTGATGGCAAATTCTTAGCCGATCCCTGAAAACGAGAGAGACAAAAAAGAGATTCAAGTTGCATCTACTTCTTAAGCATACTAAAttaccaaaacaaaaaataagatgAGACTCACATGTAGGTTAACAATTCGTTGATACATCTCTTGAATATCTGAATTACCAAAGATTGTCTTCCTGCATAAATCATGAAACGTGCCAAGAGGGATTAGACAATAATAAAGTTAATAAAAGATGGTGTACCATTTTCTTGAGATCACATAACATGAAAATAAGAAGAGCTCACCCATTGATGAAGAAGCCTGCATCTGCAACACACTTAACTCTGGCATCATTCGGCAAGAGGGATTTGAACTTGTCGCAGTTCAAGATTGTTGCCAACCCTCCTGCTGAAGTTCCGCATAGAATTGCCTGACATTGCATTTTGGTATTCAAGATTTAGCCAAGTAGAACTTTTTTATATAAAGTAGAATAAGGTAGTATATATGTGACTTGTAATTACGAATATGAAGCTAGAGAGCGATTTCAATAGGATATTCTTACATTTTCAGCATATTTCATTCCTTTGATCCATAGATCTTTCATAATAGCCTTAAATATTCTTGCCCCTCTGAAAAACAACTTGTACTCCTAATGTAGATTTATAACCAAATCATCAGTGATAGTACTTACTtccatcaacatatatatatatatatatatatatatatatatatatatatatatatatatgagagacaTGTAGTAGTATTTAATTTCTTACAGGGTCAACTTGTTCAACATCACCAGTGAAAGATGAACCATCACAATACTTCACCCTCACCCTGTTCCAATTGTAAAACTCTACCAATTCCAATATTATATTGTTTGCAGTTAGAAGAAGTGgatagaaattatgaaatgaaatatatatgagcTTCACCTGGATTAACTTCAGAACTATTATAAAGGATCCCGTCAAAGAAACCTAGTCGATTCAGGTGCTTGGTAGAACCTAAGAATTTAGTTGAACGATTAAGGCAATCTAGGATACTGTCGCACCAACCACCTCCCTACAATTATGAAATTTCTCCACATTTAATTCGGTGACCTAAGCTTAGTTAtgctaaaatgaaaataaaaagaagaatcaACTAGTAACTAACATCCAAGTAGATAATCCAGCTGCGAACTCCACTACCATGTCCCCTATCCAGATGATAGG
This window harbors:
- the LOC132051979 gene encoding pectin acetylesterase 8-like isoform X2, whose protein sequence is MTTFLLALVACLGQAVLCTTVLSAADDLYVNITILQSATAEGAVCLDGSPPAYHLDRGHGSGVRSWIIYLDGGGWCDSILDCLNRSTKFLGSTKHLNRLGFFDGILYNSSEVNPEFYNWNRVRVKYCDGSSFTGDVEQVDPEYKLFFRGARIFKAIMKDLWIKGMKYAENAILCGTSAGGLATILNCDKFKSLLPNDARVKCVADAGFFINGKTIFGNSDIQEMYQRIVNLHGSAKNLPSACTSAMEPSLCFFPQNVVPYVQTPLFIINSVYDTWQIKNILVPENLDPQHAWKDCKKHINNCTFSQRIIIQAFGVEFLKTFEGLCPSFTRGYFLTSCYSHGGIRSPAYWFSASSPRLLNKTINEAVADWYFERAGFQYIDLYPCARDC
- the LOC132051979 gene encoding pectin acetylesterase 8-like isoform X1, whose translation is MMTTFLLALVACLGQAVLCTTVLSAADDLYVNITILQSATAEGAVCLDGSPPAYHLDRGHGSGVRSWIIYLDGGGWCDSILDCLNRSTKFLGSTKHLNRLGFFDGILYNSSEVNPEFYNWNRVRVKYCDGSSFTGDVEQVDPEYKLFFRGARIFKAIMKDLWIKGMKYAENAILCGTSAGGLATILNCDKFKSLLPNDARVKCVADAGFFINGKTIFGNSDIQEMYQRIVNLHGSAKNLPSACTSAMEPSLCFFPQNVVPYVQTPLFIINSVYDTWQIKNILVPENLDPQHAWKDCKKHINNCTFSQRIIIQAFGVEFLKTFEGLCPSFTRGYFLTSCYSHGGIRSPAYWFSASSPRLLNKTINEAVADWYFERAGFQYIDLYPCARDC